Within the Taeniopygia guttata chromosome 1, bTaeGut7.mat, whole genome shotgun sequence genome, the region TACACGGATCAAAGCCAGCTGAAAACACGGAGGACTGATCCAGTCCTAAGTATTTGTCCTTTTCATTGTCTGGGTTAGGGCAGAAGGGCAGTTTGATTTGGGCAGAAGATGTAAATGCTGCTTATTCTTTGATTAACCATGAGGAGTTGATTTGACCtagttttttgtttgaaaatagaGTGATCTTTCCCTCTCTGTGTCTTTAGCTCCACTGATCCAGCATTTCCCTAATGATTTCCACGAATGAAGAGGATTTGGCTGATGTGTAACTGGTGTGTCCAATTAGTGTTATATACTTCTACTTTGATTTTTCATAAGGACTGACTCTGTCACCTGCTGTCAcctttgccctggctgtgtccccaaaTAACCCAGAACTGCTGGAATTGCTGACAGAGTGACTGACTGGTATCGATCTGTTCTAATTCCAGGTTTATGTCCCCGCCTGACACCAGCGAAGGAGGTTGGCCACTGCTGGGATAGAAAGGCTGACCTGGTGAATCTATAACATGCGTGCTGATCCATATGTCGCTGTGAAATACCAAAAATATGCTGTGATGACCTCCTTTGCCAACGTACCAGGTCATAGGTCTTGAGGCATTGATCCAGGGGAGTAGGACATTGAGCTGTTGCTAAATATAGGtacagaggagaaggaagggatTTGTTTCATCAGTTATTGCTCAGCATCAAGCTTATTTCCAGTTTACACTGGCATGAGTTTGCTGAAAGGCAATAAAGGCAATAATATAAATCTTAATAGAATAAtgaatattatttatttcatactacaataaaataaataaaagaataaaataaaaataaaatttaaaaaataatagaagaaTAAAGGTGATAAAAGTGCTTCCAGGGAATTCTGCAGTGCAAAACAAACCTGTGTTCCTGTTGTGATTCCAGAAAAAAGTAAATTGTGAACTTCAATAGTAATTAAttagaaatgtaaattaatGACTTTAAGCTTAAGGaaggcagggttagatgggatattgggaattgttccctggcagggtgggcaggccctggcacaggtgcccagagcagctggggctgcccctggatccctggcagtgcccaaggccaggctggacactggggctggagcagctgggacagtgggaggtgtccctgccatggcaggggtggcactggatgggggtctttaaggtccctcccaactcaaaccattctgggattctgtgatttcaatATTAgtctgtaaaattaaaaaatactgctgAATTTTAGTAGGGATTTCTTTAATCTTATCAGGCTAAAGATAAGACCAATGCCATGGAAGTTCTCataaaaaaaaggatatttacCATGATTTTTGTCCAAATGTGTCTAGGTTCTTTGTAAGGTAGCTGCATCTGAAGAAATCCCCAGTGGCCTTGCGTCATGCTGAGTTACAACATGGGACATTGTTTCGTGGGACGGGGAGCCATGATTCCAAGGAAGCTGAAGCCATTTCTCTGCAGGATGTTGTCGGGTTACAAACCCAAAAACGATGTCCAGGACTCTTACAAAAttctggagctggaggaaggATGTTCCCTCGATGACGTCAGAAACTCCTACTGCAATCTTGCCAAAAAATACCACCCGGACAGCAGCTCCGGCATGGCCGATTCCGGCACCTTCATAAGGGTGGAGGAGGCCTACAGGGTTGTGCTCAGCGACCTGGCAGGCAAACAGAAACCAGAGCCCggcgaggaggaggaagacCAGTTCAAATCCAagtccctgcagcacagacactaCCTGAGCTTCGAGGGCGTGGGCATCGGCACGCCGAGCCAGCGGGAGAAGCAGTACATGCAGTTCCGCGTGGACCGCGCCACCGAGCAGGTGCTGGAGTACCGGCAGCAGCGGCTGGAGAGCCGCTACGCCGGCAGCGACCTCAGCAGGGCCAAGGACGTGCGGCAGAGCAAGAAGGTGAAGATAACTCAGGCGGTGGAGCGGCTGGTGGAGGACCTCATCCAGGAATCCATGGCCAAAGGAGACTTCGACAACCTCAGCGGCAAAGGGAAGCCTTTGCAGAAGTTCTCGCACAGCCCCCACATCGACCCCATGACCCACAACCTGAACAGGATCCTCATCGACAACGGCTACCAGCCCGAGTGGATCCTGCTGCAGAAGGAGATCCGGGAGACCATCGAGCGGCTGAGGAAGAGCATCGTGGCCTCCAGGAGGAAGCTCGGGGAGCCGATGACGCTGTCGAAACAGAAGCAGTGGGGTCGGATTTGCGAGCAGTTCGCAGAAGACATCAGGAAATTAAACAAGAGAGTTGACAACTTCAACCTGGTGGTGCCcatcctgagcaggcagatggtGCATTTCAGCACCGACAAGGAAATGCTCCGAGCACGAAAGGTTTACGAGGCTGTCGTGGAAAAGGTTTCTGATTCAGACAGGAAGGAAAGC harbors:
- the DNAJC28 gene encoding dnaJ homolog subfamily C member 28, which encodes MLSYNMGHCFVGRGAMIPRKLKPFLCRMLSGYKPKNDVQDSYKILELEEGCSLDDVRNSYCNLAKKYHPDSSSGMADSGTFIRVEEAYRVVLSDLAGKQKPEPGEEEEDQFKSKSLQHRHYLSFEGVGIGTPSQREKQYMQFRVDRATEQVLEYRQQRLESRYAGSDLSRAKDVRQSKKVKITQAVERLVEDLIQESMAKGDFDNLSGKGKPLQKFSHSPHIDPMTHNLNRILIDNGYQPEWILLQKEIRETIERLRKSIVASRRKLGEPMTLSKQKQWGRICEQFAEDIRKLNKRVDNFNLVVPILSRQMVHFSTDKEMLRARKVYEAVVEKVSDSDRKESSGEEGKRFGWKSSLLKWLKLTPK